Proteins encoded within one genomic window of Solenopsis invicta isolate M01_SB chromosome 10, UNIL_Sinv_3.0, whole genome shotgun sequence:
- the LOC105197822 gene encoding uncharacterized protein LOC105197822, protein MGFIDDELQEVSQLCHNVIDGSRLVSCVRSMVRVEITKTPFKQLVVCIQFQENYPASPLFVELKSKTLSAKLLDGLAEVCEKECKRFLNKAQILPVLKFIRNFIEENPLICCYEEISMLKKLLGDKDELKLKQKNSCINVTLHQGLYYFKTKLEVPDNYPTNCVIFSDVDTNFPPLFNRYLVGQGRELARQCVEPPVRKQQPFTPSPSLNTVASFLIKSVKAFPQEPCQHCKVTCLPINPEDIVTDENGDFHAERLYCGHLFHLKCLVTYMKTPPFHGGKKCPTCGQRVYHDKWGLSDKLAETRWAHQQARVRELAEVEDFFN, encoded by the exons ATGGGATTTATCGACGATGAATTGCAAGAAGTATCACAGCTGTGCCACAATGTCATCGACGGAAGCCGCCTCGTCTCTTGTGTACGGAGCATGGTCCGTGTCGAAATAAC aAAAACGCCGTTCAAACAACTCGTTGTATGTATCCAGTTCCAAGAAAATTATCCTGCTTCGCCGTTGTTTGTCGAGTTAAAGAGCAAAACTCTGTCTGCAAAGTTGCTTGACGGACTAGCAGAAGTTTGCGAAAAAGAGTGCAAGCGTTTTCTGAACAAAGCGCAG ATATTGCCAGTTTTAAAGTTTATCAGGAATTTCATTGAGGAAAATCCTCTCATCTGCTGCTATGAAGAAATATCAATGTTGAAAAAGCTTTTAGGGGATAAGgatgaattaaagttaaaacagAAGAATTCTTGCATTAATGTAACACTGCATCAaggtttatattatttcaagacCAAGCTTGAAGTACCAGATAATTATCCCACCAATTGTGTAAT TTTCAGTGATGTTGATACGAATTTCCCACCTCTGTTCAATCGCTATCTAGTTGGACAAGGAAGGGAATTAGCAAGGCAATGTGTCGAGCCACCAGTGAGGAAACAACAGCCGTTCACACCATCACCATCGTTGAACACAGTTGCTTCCTTTCTcatcaa AAGCGTGAAAGCTTTTCCGCAAGAACCTTGTCAACATTGCAAAGTAACGTGTTTACCAATAAATCCAGAAGATATTGTAACCGACGAAAATGGAGATTTCCACGCCGAAAGACTTTATTGTGGTCATCTCTTTCATTTGAAATGTCTCGTGACATATATGAAGACTCCGCCATTccatg GGGGTAAGAAGTGCCCAACTTGCGGTCAACGCGTTTATCATGACAAATGGGGATTATCTGACAAACTAGCAGAGACTCGTTGGGCCCATCAACAGGCACGAGTGAGAGAGTTGGCGGAAGTTGAAGATTTTTTCAACTAG